The nucleotide window GGGCCGATTGGCACCACATTGTTCTTTTTACTTCCCAGCTCGTTGATGAACTCGTAGGTTTCACTGTCGGTGGTCGGTGCCGGACGCTGGCGGTAGTCCATGCTGTCTTTACGCAGCGGATAAAGTTCGTCCGGCCAGTCATCCGGCAGCACCAGACGGCGCTCATCCGGCAGGCCGACCGGCACCAGGCCGTACATATCACGCACTTCACGTTCGCCCCAGACGGCAGCCGGTACGCGCGGCGTTACGGATGGATACTCCGGTTTATTCGGGTCAACTTCGATACGCACGGTGAGCCAGCACTTCTCGCCCTGCTCCATCGACATCACGTAGTAGACCGCATAGTTCCCGCACAGCTGACGCTCGTCGTTACCAAACAGCACCGACAGCCATCCACCCTGCTGGTAGTAAAGAAACTCCACCACTTCCGGCAGGTAGTTCACCTTCACGGTGATGGTTACCTGGTCTTTGGTTTGCCAGCCTTCGTCCAGCACCACGCCCGGGAAAGCCTGATGCAACGCGGCGAGATACTGCTGACCTTTCTTTTCTTCAGACATAAAAACTCTCTTCAATCACGCCACCAGAAAGGAGACGAACGCTAAAAATGCAAAACCAAAACCAGCCCAGGTGATGCGCGATGTTGCGACAAAACGCAGGCGTGCCATGCTGTTTTCAAACAGCGCAATCACCAGCACGCCAACCAGCAGCTTGAGTGCGGCAACGATAGCGGCCAGTACCAGACCACCAACGGAAAAGTGCGTCATCTGCCCCCACGGGAAGAAGACACCCGCAAACATCTGCAACACCACCAGCTGTTTGAGGCTGATCCCCCACTTGAGCACCGCAAAACCGTAGCCGCTGTATTCGGTCAGCGGCCCTTCCTGTAGCTCCTGCTCCGCTTCGGCGAGGTCAAACGGCAATTTGCCCATCTCAATAAAGGTGGCAAACGCACAGGCACACAAGGCCAGAACCAGCGGAATGGAGCGGGCCACAGGCCAGTGGTAGACGGTGTCGGTGATAAAGCTGATATGGGTTGACCCCGCCACCTGCGCGGCGACCCACAGCCCCAGCAGCAGGATCGGCTCAACCAGCACACCCAACATCGCCTCGCGGCTGGCACCGATGCCGGTAAACGGGCTACCGGTGTCCAGGCCTGCAATCGCAAAGAAGAAACGGGCGATGGCGAAGAGGTAGATAAGCGTGATCAGATCGCCCAGCACCGGCAGTGGAGAACCGACCGTCACCACCGGCAGCGCGGTGGCGATGGTCAGCATCACGCCCACCATCACAAACGGCGTCAGGCGGAAGACCCAGCCTGCGGCATCCGGTGCAACGCTCTGACGCGTGAACAATTTGAAGAGATCGCGGTACTCCTGCAGCACGCCAGGCCCACGACGGTTGTGCATCCGGGCGCGCGCCACGCGGCTCACCCCGGAAAGCAATGGCGCAACGGCGAATAACACCAGCGCCTGAAGTAATGCCAGTAACAGACTCATGTCAGGCTCCTCGCGAAATCACAATCACCACCAGCACCGCCAGCTCAATAACGGCCAGGCGGCGGAACAATGCAGGTGCAGCGGCACTCTGCCAGCCCGGAACCCAACCTACCGGGTTCAGCCAGTGGCGCAGTTTCAGCACGGTGGAGAAGTTCTCTTTTACTGGCATGGCAAAACCGTGCGCCGTGATGACCATAGATTGTTCATGCTCATAGCCGCAGGCCCATGCAGTACCGCGCGAGCGGGAAGCGAGTCGGTCACGTTTGAAGAACAGCATCAGGACAAACGGCAGCAGCGGTGCGGCAATCAGCAGCAGCGCAATCATCGGCTGGGAAACGGTGGTATGTGCCGTGGTCAACGGCAGTGGAACCGCATTCCCCAGCAATGGCAGTAGCCAAGGTGCAGCGATCCCCCCCGCAATGCAGCACAGCGCCAGCGCGACCACGCTTGTCGCCATCAGTACCGGCGCACAGCAGGCGTTTTCAGCTTCACGCGTGCGCGGCGCACCGAGGAAAGTCACGCCGTAGACTTTTGCCATACACATCACCGCCAGCGCCCCGGTAATCGCCAGGCCCGCTGCCAGCAGTGGCCCTGACAGGCGCGCAATAAATACGTCGCTCTGGCCGAGCGCGAAGAAGGACTGGTAAATCACCCACTCACCGGCAAAGCCGTTCAGCGGCGGCAGTGCGGCCATCGCCATCAACCCCACCAGCATCGCAAGTGAAATCACAGGCATTTTTTTGCCGATACCGCCGAGCTTTTCGATATCACGGTGACCCGTGCGGAACCAGACGCTGCCAGCACCGAGGAACAGCGTGCTTTTAAACAGGCTGTGGTTGACGAGATGATACAAGCCGCCGATAAACCCGGCAGCAACCAGCGCCGGTTGATTGAGCGCCAGCCCGGTCACTCCCGCGCCAAGACCCAGCAGGATAATGCCGATATTTTCCAGGGTGTGATACGCCAGCAGACGCTGGATATTGTGTTCCATCAGCGCGTACAGACCGCCGACAAACGCCGTGACCATGCCAGCGACCAGCAGCACCACGCCCCACCACAGCGGCGGTTTCCCCCCCGTCAGCGACAGCGCCAGAATGCCGAATAGCCCCACCTTCATGACAACCGTCGAGAAGAGTGCGGCCGCCGGCGCAGAGGCATTCGCATGCGCCTGCGGCACCCAGCCGTGCAGCGGAATGATCCCGGCCAGCAAGCCAAAACCCACCACGCCCGTCAGCCAGATATCCGCCCCAAACGGCAGCACCTGCGTGCGTTCATTCAGCAGGGAAAAATCCAGCGTGCCGTAACGGCTCCACACCAACCAGCAGGTGAGCGCCAGCAGCAGCGTGCCGAGGCGACCCAGCGCAAACCACAGTTTGCCGGACGTGCTACAGCCGGTCAGGAACACGCCGCACAGCGCCATGATTTCTGCCATTACCACCAGCGCGCCGAGGTTACTGGCGGTTACGGTACAGACCGCCGTCGCCATCAGCAGGTTAACCAGCAGACCGTTTGCTTTGGTATTGTGATGGCGGTGCCAGTCGATATTGAACAGGCTGATAAACACGCCGCAGAGGCCAAACGTTACCAGCCAGATAGCATTCAGCGGTGTAAGCTGAATGCTGTGGTGGATAAGCGGCATCACCGCTTCTGCGGATTGCCCGCCAGACAACATCACTCCACCGGCAGCCAGTGTCATCAGGCTGCCAACTACCCCGCCAATGCCCGCAATCCAGCCGCTCAGGGTTTTATGAAAAGAGAAGACCAGCGCCAGAATAGCGGTGGCAGCATAGTACGCTACCGCGCTGTTAATCATCGTCATCGCGTTCATTTCGCCCCCTCGTTAAGCGCCTGAAGCAGAGAAAGATCGCCAAAATCAGTATCGATGGTCAGCTCGCGTTTACGCTTGCTGGTACGGGCGATATCGCGAATATTGACCAGAATCAGCGCCTTAGTTGGGCAGGTACGTACGCAGGCCGGGCCTTGCTCATCAAAACTGCACAGGTCACATTTCACCGCCACCGCACGCACGCCAGGTACCCAGTCCAGCAGCGTGCTCACGCGCGCCGGAGCCGGTGGCGCAGGTGGCGCTTTCGGCGAATTCGTATTGGCCGGAATATGCAGCGGACGGCTACCGGAAAATTCAATGGCTCCGAACGGGCAGGCAATGCCGCACAGCTTGCAGCTCACGCACAGGCTTTCGTTCAGTTGTACAGCGCCATCAACACGGGTGATGGCATTAACAGGGCAGACAGCCGCGCACGGCGCATCCTCACAGTGATGGCAGAGCTGCGGGGCAGACTCTTTTTCATTACGCATAACGTGCAGGCGCGGCATGGACTGTAGCCCGTGCTGGCGGTGGGTTTCCGAACACGCCGCCTCACAGGTTCGACAGCCAATACAGACCGTCGAGTCAGCTATTACAAAACGGTTCACCGGGTCATCCTCTGGTGATAGTCATTTTTGACGAAAAACTGTCTTATCGACACTTATCGACACTCACAGGTCAGGCCACATTCGCCGATGTTTTTGTATCCATCAGCTGCTTCAGGTTGACCGGGAGATCGTGTTCAACGGCGGTGTACAGACCGTTATAAACTGGCGCGATTTTTTCCAGATAATGCTCCAGCACCTGCTGACGATCGCGGTTGCTGACATGACCATCCACCATGCCATCAGCCATCAGCTGCGCCTTCGCAATACACTCTCTGTCGCCCTCTTTCGTCTCGACGTAGTACTCGATGGTGTGGCTGTTGAAGGTGTCTGCCAGCGTGACGTAAATCGTAAAGTGGCCGAAGAGGACAAAGCGCATATCACCCTGTGCTGCACAGCTCATGGCGTGGTGAAGACGGGCTTTCGACAGGGTGATGCCCTGAATCAGAGAGTTGCAGTAAAGGTGCCACTGCTCCTGTAACTGCTGATGGCGCTGCGCGATGTAATCCGCTTTTTCGCTGATTTCCCAAATAGTCATAAAAGGTATCCGGTTAGTGGAGATTGCGGCTATTAAGCAGATTCCGTGCCAGTTTTTAATGCATTGATTTTTAATGAATTTAAGTAACCATCCGCTGTCACTTCAGCGGTGTCGACGTGTCATTTCGACAGCGTTGACATCGTCACGCCTTAACAAAAATCAAGCTGGCACTGTTATTGCATTACCGGGGCAATTCATTAAGGAGGCGTCATGCACGAAATCACCCTCTGCCAGCGAGCGCTGGAGCTCATCGAACAGCAGGCAGTGCAGCACAACGCAAAACGCGTGACCGGTGTCTGGCTGAAAATCGGGGCATTTTCCTGTGTCGAAACCAGCGCCCTCACCTTCTGTTTTGAGCTGGTGTGTCGCGACACACTGGCGGAAGGCTGTGAACTTCACATTGAAGAACAGCAGGCAGAGTGCTGGTGCGAGCAGTGCCAGCAGTACGTCACCCTGTTGTCATCAAAAGTCCGGAGCTGCCCGCAGTGCCAGAGCACCGGGCTGCGCATCGTGGCGGATGACGGCATGCAGATCCAACGCCTCGAAATCGAGAGGGAGTAAATTATGTGTAGTACCTGCGGTTGTGCTGAAGGCAACCTGTATATAGAAGGGGATGAACACCGTCCTCACTCTGCGTTTCGCTCCGCGCCCTTTTCCCCTGCGGCTCGTCCCGCATCGGTGATAACCGGTATCACCTTTGCCCCTCAACAATCCGGTGCGGGCGATTTGCATTATGGCCACGGCGAAGCGGGCACGCATGCACCGGGCATCAGCCAGCGTCAGATGCTGGAAGTCGAAATCAACGTACTCGACAAAAATAACCAACTCGCGGCCCGTAACCGCGCCCGCTTTGCCACGCGTAAGCAGCTGGTACTGAACCTGGTGTCCAGCCCCGGCTCCGGCAAAACCACGCTACTCACGGAAACGCTCAAACGTCTGAACGGAAGTGTCTCCTGTGCGGTGATTGAAGGCGATCAGCAAACCGTAAACGACGCCGCGCGCATTCGCGAAACCGGCACACCGGCCATTCAGGTTAACACCGGTAAAGGTTGCCACCTGGATGCGCAGATGATTGCCGATGCCGCGCCGCGTCTGCCGCTGACAGATAACGGCATCCTGTTTATTGAGAACGTGGGCAACCTGGTTTGTCCGGCAAGCTTCGATCTCGGTGAACGGCATAAAGTGGCGGTGCTCTCCATAACCGAAGGGGAGGACAAGCCGCTGAAGTACCCGCACATGTTCGCCGCCGCCTCGCTGATGCTGCTGAACAAAGTGGATTTGCTGCCGTACCTGAACTTCGACGTGGACAAATGTCTGGCGTACGCCCGTGAAGTGAACCCGGATATTACGATCCTGCTGGTGTCCGCCACGCGCGGTGACGGCATGGACGCCTGGCTGAACTGGCTGGAGAGTGAACGATGTGCATAGGCGTCCCGGGACAAATTCACTCCATTGACGGAAATCAGGCCAAAGTTGAGGTTTGTGGCATTTTGCGCGACGTCGACCTGACGCTGGTGGGCAGCACCGATGAAACCGGTGAATCACGCCTTGGTCAGTGGGTACTGGTACACGTGGGGTTTGCCATGAGCGTGATAAATGAAGCGGAAGCCCGCGACACGCTGGATGCCCTGCAAAACATGTTTGACGTTGAGCCTGACGTCGGCGCACTGCTGTACGGCGAGGAGCAATAACCCATGCGTTACGTTGATGAATATCGCGCCCCCGAGCAGGTAATGCAGCTTATCGGGCATCTGAAAACGAGAGCTGCACTGCTGAACTACAGCGCTGAAAAGCCGTTACGGATTATGGAGGTGTGTGGCGGGCACACGCATGCGATCTTTAAATTTGGCCTCGACCAGCTTCTGCCGGAAAACATCGAGTTTATCCACGGCCCCGGCTGTCCGGTCTGCGTTCTGCCAATGGGACGCATCGACAGCTGTATCGAAATTGCCAGCCAGCCTGACGTCATTTTCTGCACGTTTGGCGATGCGATGCGCGTGCCTGGAAAAAATGGCTCACTGCTACAGGCTAAAGCCCGTGGTGCGGATATCCGGATCGTTTACTCGCCGATGGATGCCCTGACGCTGGCAACCGATAACCCTGAGCGTAAAGTCGTCTTTTTCGGGCTGGGTTTTGAGACCACGATGCCCGCCACGGCAATCACACTGCAGCAGGCTAAAACCCGCAACGTCGATAACTTTTTCTTTTTCTGCCAGCACATTACGCTCATCCCGACGTTACGCAGCCTGCTGGAAGAGCCGGGAAACGGCATTGACGCGTTTCTGGCACCGGGCCACGTCAGCATGGTTATCGGGACAGAAGCCTACGGTTTTATCGCTGAGCAGTACAATCGCCCGTTAGTGGTCGCTGGTTTCGAGCCACTTGATCTACTGCAAGGCGTAACCATGCTGGTTGAGCAGAAAATAACAGCCCTGAGTGCAGTGGAAAACCAGTACCGCCGCGTAGTGCCCGATGCCGGTAATGAACGAGCCCAGCGTGCCATTGCGGAAGTGTTTAGCGTTGAAGGCGACAGCGAATGGCGTGGGCTGGGGCTGATTGCCGAATCAGGCGTGCGCCTGACGCCTGCGTATCACGCATTCGATGCCGAAGCACATTTCCGCCCGCGGCCACAACAGGTTTGCGACGATCCCCGCGCCCGCTGCGGCGAGGTGCTTACCGGAAAATGCAAACCCCATCAATGCCCGTTATTTGGCAACACCTGTAACCCGCACACCGCCTTTGGCGCGCTGATGGTCTCCTCCGAAGGGGCATGTGCCGCGTGGTATCAGTATCGCAATCAGGAGTGTGAAGCATGAATACGGTTGAAATGGCGCACGGCAGCGGCGGCCAGGCGATGCAACAGCTGATTAACCGGCTATTTATGGAAGCCTTTAACAACCCCTGGCTGGCCGAGCAGGAAGACCAGGCACGTATTGCCCTCTCGACCCTCACCGCGCAGGGTGACAGGCTGGCATTTTCCACTGACAGCTACGTGATCGACCCGCTGTTCTTTCCTGGAGGCGATATCGGCAAGCTGGCTGTCTGCGGTACCGCGAACGATGTTGCCGTCAGCGGTGCAATCCCGCGCTACCTCTCCTGCGGGTTTATCCTCGAAGAGGGGTTGCCGATGGAAACGCTCACTACCGTAGTCAACAGCATGGCGCATACTGCACGCGAGGCGGGTATCGCCATCGTCACCGGCGATACCAAAGTGGTACAGCGCGGTGCGGCAGATAAACTGTTCATCAATACTGCCGGAATGGGGGCTATCCCTGCGGAGATCCACTGGGGTGCTCAGCAGCTTGCCGTGGGCGATGTGTTGTTAGTCAGCGGCACGCTGGGTTGCCACGGCGCAACCATACTGAACCTGCGCGAAGGTCTGGGGCTGGATGGCGAGTTACGCAGCGACTGCGCCGTACTCACCCCACTTATCCAGACGCTGCGTTCCATTCCGGGCGTGAAAGCCCTGCGCGATGCCACACGCGGTGGTGTCAATGCGGTGGTGCACGAATTCGCCGCAAGCTGCGGCTGCGGAATTGAACTGACTGAACGCGGTCTGCCCGTCAAACCCGCCGTTCGTGGGCTTTGCGAGCTGCTGGGTCTCGATCCGCTAAACTTTGCGAACGAAGGTAAGCTGGTGATTGGCGTTGAACGCGCAGCGGCCGATGCGGTGCTGGAACAGCTGCGGGCACATCCCTTAGGGAAAGAGGCCGCGATCGTTGGCGAAGTGGTTGAGCGCAAAGGGGTGCGCCTGGCCGGACTTTATGGTGTGAAGCGTACGCTGGATCTCCCGCACGCGGAACCCCTACCCAGAATTTGCTAGAACCGCGGCAAAAGCGGTCAGCACTGAATTTATCTATATTTGCCCGTTTCTACTGGAAAGCACTATGCCGTATACACCGATGAGCAATCTTGGACAGCAAGGCCTGTTTGACATCACGCACACACTTTTGCAGCAGCCCGACCTCGGCTCGCTGAGCGATGCCCTGACGCGGCTGGTCAGACAATCTGCGCTGGCGGACAGCGCCGCGATTGTGCTCTGGCATAGCGGGAGCCATCGCGCGAGCTATTACTCCACACGAGATAGCGGCAAAATCTTTGAATATGAAGATGAAACTTTCCTGGCACATGGCCCTGTCCGGCGCATTCTTTCCCGCCCGGAAGCCCTGCACTGCAACTTTGATGAATTCCGACAAGCCTGGCCGATGCTGGCAGAGAGCCATTTATATCCGCCATTCGGGCACTACTGCCTGCTGCCGCTGGCCGTGGAAGGCCATATTTTCGGTGGCTGCGAGTTTATTCGCAATACCGACCAGTCGTGGAGCGAGGCGGAATATGAGCGTCTGCACACCTTTACCCAGATAGTGGCCGTCGTTGCAGAGCAGATCCAAAGCCGCGTCAGTAACAATGTGGACTACGACCTGCTGAGCCGCGAGCGTGACAACTTCCGCATTCTGGTGGCGATCACTAACGCCGTGCTGTCACGGCTCGACATGGATGAACTGGTCAGCGAAGTCTCGAAAGAGATCCACCACTATTTCAAAATCGATGCCATCAGCATTGCGCTCCGGGGCCATCGTAAGGGCAAACTGAATATTTACTCCACGCACTATCTTGATGAGGCAAACCCGGCTCACGAGCAGAGCGAAGTGGATGAAGCAGGCACCCTTTCTGAACGGATGTTCAAAAGCAAAGAGATCCTGCTGCTCAATCTCAATGAACAGGATGCACAGGCCCCCTACGAGCGGATGCTGTTTAACATCTGGGGCAATAACATCCAGACGCTGTGTCTGCTCCCCCTGATGTCCGGCAACACCATGCTGGGCGTCCTGAAGCTGGCGCAGTGTGAGGAAGGCGTTTTTACTACCGCCAACCTGAAGCTGCTGCGCCAGATCGCCGAGCGTATTTCCATCGCGCTGGATAACGCGCTGGCCTATCAGGAAATCCACCGTCTGAAAGAACGGCTGGTGGATGAAAACCTGGCGCTGACCGAGCAGCTCAACAACGTTGACAGCGAGTTTGGTGAGATTATCGGGCGTAGCGAAGCGATGTACAGCGTACTCAAGCAGGTTGAGATGGTGGCACAAAGCGACAGTACGGTGCTTATCCTGGGTGAAACGGGCACGGGTAAAGAGCTGATTGCCCGCGCGATCCACAATTTAAGTAACCGCAACAGCCGTCGCATGGTGAAGATGAACTGCGCCGCCATGCCTGCAGGTTTGCTGGAAAGCGATCTCTTCGGCCATGAACGCGGTGCCTTTACCGGTGCCAGTAGCCAGCGTCTGGGCCGTTTTGAGCTGGCGGATAAAAGCTCGCTGTTTCTGGATGAAGTGGGCGATATGCCGCTGGAGCTGCAGCCAAAACTGCTTCGCGTCCTGCAGGAGCAGGAGTTTGAACGCCTCGGCAGCAACAAACTGATTCAGACAGACGTGCGATTGATTGCCGCCACCAACCGCGACCTGAAAAAAATGGTCGCCGACCGCGAATTTCGAAGCGATCTCTATTATCGCCTGAACGTCTTCCCGATTTGCCTGCCGCCGCTGCGCGAACGCCCGGAAGATATCCCCCTGCTGGTCAAAGCCTTTACGGCTAAAATTGCGCGCCGGATGGGGCGAAACATCGACAGCATTCCCGCCGAGACGTTGCGTACCCTCTCGTTGATGGAGTGGCCCGGCAACGTGCGCGAACTGGAAAACGTCATTGAACGCGCGGTACTGCTGACGCGCGGCAGCGTATTGCAACTGTCGCTGCCGGAAGTCTCTCTGCCGGAAACCTCCGTGATAGCAACCGACGTGGCACAGGACGGTGAAAACGAATGCCAGCTGATTATGCGCGTGCTGAAAGAGACGAACGGTGTGGTTGCCGGACCAAAAGGCGCGGCACAGCGGCTGGGGCTGAAACGCACCACGCTGTTGTCTCGCATGAAGCGTCTGGGAATTGATAAAGAGAGCCTGGTTTAACGTCTGATACAGGGCGGCAGCATGCGCACCGCCCTTCGCTCCCCCCGTGTTATCTCCGTGAAGTGGCCTTCATTGACACAAAATCTTTTCCTCTGTATAAAATCCCGCCTTAATAATGAGTTTCATTTACATTAAAAATAATTTTAATGACGGGGAGCGTTTAATGAAAAAAATCATCTGCGCGTTAAGCCTGGCGTTTGCGTCAGCCAGTTCTGCTCTGGCAACCACGTACCCTCTGACGATTGAAAACTGCGGGTATAAAGAGACATTTACTAAAGCCCCTGAGCGGGTGGTTGCTCTCGGTCAGAATACCGTCGAGATTTTGCTGCTGTTAGGCCTGCAAAATAACATTACCGCCAGTGCGTTTTGGCCGACCAAAGTTCTGCCGCAGCTGGCTGAACAAAATGCAAAAATCAAAACGCTGACGGTAGAAATCCCCACCCTTGAATCAATCCTTGCGCAAAACCCTGATTTTGTTCCTGCACAACTCCCCCTCTTACTGGGGCCAGAAAGCAAGGTGGCAAAACGTGAAGATTTGGCCACCGTCGGCGTAAACAGCTATTTATCTCCGGGGATGTGTGCGACCAAAAAAGCCGCAGGTGATATGTACGGCAGCCGTCAAAAGCTGTGGAATATGACCTTGCTCTATAAAGAGATTGAAGATTTCGCGGCAATCTTTAACGTGCAATCTCGTGGCGAAGCACTGATTGCCGATTTCAAAAAACGTGAGAATGACCTGCGTAAAACGTTCAGTAAGAATAAAAAGGATCTCTCTTTTGTCTTCTGGTTCTCCAGTTCTTCCCCTTCTGCTGATGCTTACGTAGGCGGAAAAAACAGCGCCTCTGGGTTTATCGCCAACGTTCTCGGTGGACATAACGCCATCACCTCCGAAACCGAATGGCCGACGGTGGGCTGGGAAAGCATTATCGCCGCGAACCCCGATGTGATCGTGGTCTCCAGCCTGGATCGTAACCGTTGGGCGCTTGATAATGCTGAAGAAAAAATCAAATTCCTGAAAAGTGATCCTGCCGTCAGCCAGCTGGATGCAGTGAAAAAAGGTCATATTGTGGTGATGGATGGTCAGGCGATGAACCCGACAATCCGCACGATTTACGGGGCTGAACAAGTGGGTGAACAGCTCAGAAAACTGGGGCTGAACTGATGACGACGGCCGTTATTCAGGCGCGACAGGGACTGCTCCTGACCACCTCGTGTTTGCTCGCAACAGTACTGTTGTTCGTGGTCATTGCCCTGAGTGTCAGCGTTGGCGAACTTTCGATCCCGCTGCAAAACGTCTTTTACACCGTCAGCAATAAAATCGGCCTGACCGATGTTCCCCTCAACCGCATCTACGAGAGCGTGATTTGGGACTTCCGCCTGAGCCGCGCCCTGGTGGCGGCATGCTGTGGTGCTGGTCTGGCCATCTGCGGAGCAGTGCTG belongs to Enterobacter cloacae and includes:
- a CDS encoding formate hydrogenlyase subunit 4, which produces MSLLLALLQALVLFAVAPLLSGVSRVARARMHNRRGPGVLQEYRDLFKLFTRQSVAPDAAGWVFRLTPFVMVGVMLTIATALPVVTVGSPLPVLGDLITLIYLFAIARFFFAIAGLDTGSPFTGIGASREAMLGVLVEPILLLGLWVAAQVAGSTHISFITDTVYHWPVARSIPLVLALCACAFATFIEMGKLPFDLAEAEQELQEGPLTEYSGYGFAVLKWGISLKQLVVLQMFAGVFFPWGQMTHFSVGGLVLAAIVAALKLLVGVLVIALFENSMARLRFVATSRITWAGFGFAFLAFVSFLVA
- a CDS encoding formate hydrogenlyase subunit 3; the encoded protein is MNAMTMINSAVAYYAATAILALVFSFHKTLSGWIAGIGGVVGSLMTLAAGGVMLSGGQSAEAVMPLIHHSIQLTPLNAIWLVTFGLCGVFISLFNIDWHRHHNTKANGLLVNLLMATAVCTVTASNLGALVVMAEIMALCGVFLTGCSTSGKLWFALGRLGTLLLALTCWLVWSRYGTLDFSLLNERTQVLPFGADIWLTGVVGFGLLAGIIPLHGWVPQAHANASAPAAALFSTVVMKVGLFGILALSLTGGKPPLWWGVVLLVAGMVTAFVGGLYALMEHNIQRLLAYHTLENIGIILLGLGAGVTGLALNQPALVAAGFIGGLYHLVNHSLFKSTLFLGAGSVWFRTGHRDIEKLGGIGKKMPVISLAMLVGLMAMAALPPLNGFAGEWVIYQSFFALGQSDVFIARLSGPLLAAGLAITGALAVMCMAKVYGVTFLGAPRTREAENACCAPVLMATSVVALALCCIAGGIAAPWLLPLLGNAVPLPLTTAHTTVSQPMIALLLIAAPLLPFVLMLFFKRDRLASRSRGTAWACGYEHEQSMVITAHGFAMPVKENFSTVLKLRHWLNPVGWVPGWQSAAAPALFRRLAVIELAVLVVIVISRGA
- a CDS encoding formate hydrogenlyase subunit 2, which produces MNRFVIADSTVCIGCRTCEAACSETHRQHGLQSMPRLHVMRNEKESAPQLCHHCEDAPCAAVCPVNAITRVDGAVQLNESLCVSCKLCGIACPFGAIEFSGSRPLHIPANTNSPKAPPAPPAPARVSTLLDWVPGVRAVAVKCDLCSFDEQGPACVRTCPTKALILVNIRDIARTSKRKRELTIDTDFGDLSLLQALNEGAK
- a CDS encoding formate hydrogenlyase regulatory protein HycA, with amino-acid sequence MTIWEISEKADYIAQRHQQLQEQWHLYCNSLIQGITLSKARLHHAMSCAAQGDMRFVLFGHFTIYVTLADTFNSHTIEYYVETKEGDRECIAKAQLMADGMVDGHVSNRDRQQVLEHYLEKIAPVYNGLYTAVEHDLPVNLKQLMDTKTSANVA
- the hypA gene encoding putative hydrogenase nickel incorporation protein HypA, with translation MHEITLCQRALELIEQQAVQHNAKRVTGVWLKIGAFSCVETSALTFCFELVCRDTLAEGCELHIEEQQAECWCEQCQQYVTLLSSKVRSCPQCQSTGLRIVADDGMQIQRLEIERE
- a CDS encoding hydrogenase nickel incorporation protein HypB, which encodes MCSTCGCAEGNLYIEGDEHRPHSAFRSAPFSPAARPASVITGITFAPQQSGAGDLHYGHGEAGTHAPGISQRQMLEVEINVLDKNNQLAARNRARFATRKQLVLNLVSSPGSGKTTLLTETLKRLNGSVSCAVIEGDQQTVNDAARIRETGTPAIQVNTGKGCHLDAQMIADAAPRLPLTDNGILFIENVGNLVCPASFDLGERHKVAVLSITEGEDKPLKYPHMFAAASLMLLNKVDLLPYLNFDVDKCLAYAREVNPDITILLVSATRGDGMDAWLNWLESERCA
- a CDS encoding hydrogenase assembly chaperone, coding for MCIGVPGQIHSIDGNQAKVEVCGILRDVDLTLVGSTDETGESRLGQWVLVHVGFAMSVINEAEARDTLDALQNMFDVEPDVGALLYGEEQ
- a CDS encoding hydrogenase expression/formation protein yields the protein MRYVDEYRAPEQVMQLIGHLKTRAALLNYSAEKPLRIMEVCGGHTHAIFKFGLDQLLPENIEFIHGPGCPVCVLPMGRIDSCIEIASQPDVIFCTFGDAMRVPGKNGSLLQAKARGADIRIVYSPMDALTLATDNPERKVVFFGLGFETTMPATAITLQQAKTRNVDNFFFFCQHITLIPTLRSLLEEPGNGIDAFLAPGHVSMVIGTEAYGFIAEQYNRPLVVAGFEPLDLLQGVTMLVEQKITALSAVENQYRRVVPDAGNERAQRAIAEVFSVEGDSEWRGLGLIAESGVRLTPAYHAFDAEAHFRPRPQQVCDDPRARCGEVLTGKCKPHQCPLFGNTCNPHTAFGALMVSSEGACAAWYQYRNQECEA
- a CDS encoding hydrogenase expression/formation protein HypE → MNTVEMAHGSGGQAMQQLINRLFMEAFNNPWLAEQEDQARIALSTLTAQGDRLAFSTDSYVIDPLFFPGGDIGKLAVCGTANDVAVSGAIPRYLSCGFILEEGLPMETLTTVVNSMAHTAREAGIAIVTGDTKVVQRGAADKLFINTAGMGAIPAEIHWGAQQLAVGDVLLVSGTLGCHGATILNLREGLGLDGELRSDCAVLTPLIQTLRSIPGVKALRDATRGGVNAVVHEFAASCGCGIELTERGLPVKPAVRGLCELLGLDPLNFANEGKLVIGVERAAADAVLEQLRAHPLGKEAAIVGEVVERKGVRLAGLYGVKRTLDLPHAEPLPRIC
- a CDS encoding transcriptional regulator FhlA, translating into MPYTPMSNLGQQGLFDITHTLLQQPDLGSLSDALTRLVRQSALADSAAIVLWHSGSHRASYYSTRDSGKIFEYEDETFLAHGPVRRILSRPEALHCNFDEFRQAWPMLAESHLYPPFGHYCLLPLAVEGHIFGGCEFIRNTDQSWSEAEYERLHTFTQIVAVVAEQIQSRVSNNVDYDLLSRERDNFRILVAITNAVLSRLDMDELVSEVSKEIHHYFKIDAISIALRGHRKGKLNIYSTHYLDEANPAHEQSEVDEAGTLSERMFKSKEILLLNLNEQDAQAPYERMLFNIWGNNIQTLCLLPLMSGNTMLGVLKLAQCEEGVFTTANLKLLRQIAERISIALDNALAYQEIHRLKERLVDENLALTEQLNNVDSEFGEIIGRSEAMYSVLKQVEMVAQSDSTVLILGETGTGKELIARAIHNLSNRNSRRMVKMNCAAMPAGLLESDLFGHERGAFTGASSQRLGRFELADKSSLFLDEVGDMPLELQPKLLRVLQEQEFERLGSNKLIQTDVRLIAATNRDLKKMVADREFRSDLYYRLNVFPICLPPLRERPEDIPLLVKAFTAKIARRMGRNIDSIPAETLRTLSLMEWPGNVRELENVIERAVLLTRGSVLQLSLPEVSLPETSVIATDVAQDGENECQLIMRVLKETNGVVAGPKGAAQRLGLKRTTLLSRMKRLGIDKESLV